The Peribacillus simplex genome contains the following window.
TGAAAATTTACCTAAAAATCGGCACTAAAGATATAGTCTTAAAGCAGGTAGTCATAAAGCAGGACACAAAAAAAAGGACACAGATACTTAATCTGTGTCCTCAAACGTTTATAATTAAAGGGGGTCAACTTTCTACCCATACTATACACAATCATTATTTCACACGTGTTACAACATCGTTAAAACCGAATTACGAAGTGTGAAACTTTTGTGCAATCAAGCCTTTGGTTGCAATTTCTCTTGAAGTTCCTCAACATAATGCTGAGCGGATTGAGCAGCAATGCTTCCATCACCTGTAGCTGTAACGATTTGGCGCAATGTTTTTTCACGAACGTCACCAGCTGCAAAAATACCCGGGACGTGTGTCTCCATCCGATCATTCGTTTCAACATAGCCTGCAGCATTTAAGATGCCCAAGTTCTCAAATGGTTTAGTTAGAGGAAGCATTCCGATATAAATGAATACACCGTCTGCATCCATCACTGTCTCTTCTCCGTTTACAGTGGAAACTAGAGTGACACCGCCGACTTTACCGCCTTTTTCATTGATTTCCTTCAAAGTATGATTCCAGATGAAATTAATTTTCTCATTGGCAAATGCACGATCTTGAAGAATCTTTTGAGCACGAAGTTCTTCACGTCTGTGGACGATCGTCACTTTTGAAGCAAAACGGGTCAAGTACACTCCCTCTTCAACAGCAGAGTCTCCGCCGCCGATAACGAACAGTTCCTTTTGCTTGAAAAATGCACCATCACAAACAGCACAATACGATACACCGCGGCCGCCCAATTCCTTTTCGCCAGGAACGCCGATTTTCTTGTATTCGGCACCCGATGAAATAATGATTGAACGTGCTTTAAATTCCTTGGAACCGGCTTTGATCGTTTTATACTCTTCACCGTCAATGATTTCCTTAACGTCCCCATAAGCATATTCCGCACCGAATTTCTTTGCATGGTCAAACATTTTCGTTGAAAGTTCAGGTCCGAGAATCGTGTCAAAACCAGGATAATTTTCAACTTCCTCTGTATTGGCCATTTGCCCGCCAGGTACTCCGCGTTCTAACATCAATGTTGAAAGGTTCGCACGTGATGTATAGACAGCCGCCGTCATCCCTGCAGGACCAGCACCAATAATAACAACGTCATAAATTTTTTCAGACATGTTCTCACTCCTCCATATTCCATTACAATGGAACCTTCACTACGGTTAGTGTTCCCTACCCATTATCCTATATAACAAATAATTTTTCGTCCAAATATATGCTCACCCCAGAAGGGTTTGAACCAATTTTACGTACTTCGATAAGGTGGACACAGATATGAAATGTTTGT
Protein-coding sequences here:
- the trxB gene encoding thioredoxin-disulfide reductase → MSEKIYDVVIIGAGPAGMTAAVYTSRANLSTLMLERGVPGGQMANTEEVENYPGFDTILGPELSTKMFDHAKKFGAEYAYGDVKEIIDGEEYKTIKAGSKEFKARSIIISSGAEYKKIGVPGEKELGGRGVSYCAVCDGAFFKQKELFVIGGGDSAVEEGVYLTRFASKVTIVHRREELRAQKILQDRAFANEKINFIWNHTLKEINEKGGKVGGVTLVSTVNGEETVMDADGVFIYIGMLPLTKPFENLGILNAAGYVETNDRMETHVPGIFAAGDVREKTLRQIVTATGDGSIAAQSAQHYVEELQEKLQPKA